From a single Rutidosis leptorrhynchoides isolate AG116_Rl617_1_P2 chromosome 5, CSIRO_AGI_Rlap_v1, whole genome shotgun sequence genomic region:
- the LOC139849294 gene encoding uncharacterized protein translates to MNGAFYGCCRVSRIYIDTVSAVDVIYEHCFLQLPQDVIDKVKPPLHPVAGFAGETTWPLGRVSIDETLGDDHRSRTVLLTFMVVRSQSKYNVILGRIALQELGAIPSTIHGMLKFPTTTSVATLILDHAPICAKVSQPIF, encoded by the coding sequence atgaacggggcattttatgGATGCTGTCGTGTATCCCGCATCTACATTGATACGGTTAGTGCTGTTGACGTTATATACGAACATTGCTTTTTGCAGTTACCACAAGATGTAATAGATAAGGTCAAACCACCGCTACACCCCGTTGCGGGTTTTGCAGGGGAAACCACTTGGCCCCTAGGACGTGTAAGTATTGACGAGACGCTAGGAGATGATCATCGGTCCCGTACCGTATTACTAACATTTATGGTGGTTCGTAGCCAGTCAAAGTACAATGTAATTTTGGGTCGGATAGCATTACAAGAATTAGGCGCCATACCTTCTACCATTCACGGTATGTTGAAATTCCCCACCACAACAAGCGTCGCGACTCTAATTTTAGACCACGCTCCGATTTGTGCCAAAGTTAGCCAGCCGATCTTCTAG